A window from Primulina huaijiensis isolate GDHJ02 chromosome 11, ASM1229523v2, whole genome shotgun sequence encodes these proteins:
- the LOC140987914 gene encoding B3 domain-containing protein Os07g0563300 isoform X3: MSSSLSKKACFNSNCKEASEKWRNGWRRRTGEYAHLCDRCASAYEEGKFCEAFHSSTSGWRCCESCGKQIHCGCIVSFHMFVLLDAGGIECLTCARKSFVLAPNLAWPPPSQFLHSQLERWKDFSVKTFSSIIGSGPVPWRIAPSLFKESNIQSDTRPIMPFEIDACGIDLFGTSERLPAASPEEKQEFSDERCFNEKLRVGPIDTFQNGHSALNPKECSFLSINSIHPTIFPKNNSSDFSLTSVSSSKTELDDTGQLSATFSTPQTLSIPVGKQVGSHYRMDSCDETQVRNGKVQGDGRGRNQLLPRYRPQITEEELLKISSYSKSVITPLFEKTLSASDAGRIGRLVLPKKCAEAYFPPIAQPEGLPLEVLDVKGKEWVFQFRFWPNNNSRMYVLEGITPCIQSLRLQAGDVVTFSRLKPEGKLVMGGRKSSSVPSPDQGDGALIKGNNAFILENCRAKNKCMDGVSVNSHMKGKSPSSFQPISHASKADTGSTSSEILEAKPLNSSKGKGSILVSKSKRLRIEKGIELKLTMDEAQGLMRPPAKIAPSVFLVEGCEFEEFEDSLFRTLCQLLGGQLYRQQILSAKRYSGFNVRTVLSGVKFPKMLFFLLDGSVQRMYGTLTDLDVRMLRN; encoded by the exons ATGTCTTCTTCTTTGTCGAagaaggcttgcttcaactcaAACTGCAAAGAGGCGTCTGAGAAGTGGAGAAATGGTTGGCGTCGCCGCACCGGCGAGTACGCTCACCTATGCGATCGTTGCGC TTCTGCTTATGAGGAAGGAAAATTTTGTGAGGCTTTCCACTCAAGTACTTCTGGTTGGAGATGCTGTGAATCTTGTGGAAAG CAAATACATTGTGGTTGTATAGTGTCGTTCCATATGTTCGTACTCTTGGATGCTGGAGGGATAGAATGCCTAACATGTGCAAGGAAAAGTTTCGTTTTG GCTCCAAATCTGGCATGGCCGCCACCTTCACAATTCCTTCATTCACAACTTGAAAGATGGAAGGATTTCTCGGTGAAAACTTTTAGTTCCATAATTGGCTCGGGCCCAGTACCATGGAGAATCGCTCCCAGTTTGTTCAAGGAGTCTAATATCCAATCTGACACACGGCCAATAATGCCCTTCGAAATTGATGCATGTGGCATTGATTTATTTGGCACTTCTGAGAGATTGCCTGCTGCTTCGCCAGAGGAAAAGCAAGAATTTTCTGATGAAAGATGTTTTAATGAAAAGTTGAGAGTTGGCCCAATTGACACGTTTCAGAATGGGCATTCTG CACTTAATCCAAAAGAGTGTTCATTTCTCTCCATAAATAGTATCCATCCAACaatatttccaaaaaataattCTTCAGATTTCAGTTTAACCAGTGTGTCTTCATCCAAAACTGAACTAGATGATACTGGCCAGCTTTCTGCAACTTTTTCAACACCACAGACCCTCTCGATTCCAGTGGGCAAGCAGGTTGGCAGTCACTATAGAATGGATTCATGTGATGAGACTCAGGTTCGTAATGGGAAGGTCCAAGGAGATGGCCGAGGCCGAAATCAGTTGCTTCCTCGGTATCGGCCCCAAATAACTGAGGAGGAGCTTCTAAAAATTTCAAGCTA CTCAAAGTCAGTTATTACTCCATTGTTTGAGAAAACTTTAAGTGCTAGTGATGCTGGACGTATTGGCCGCCTAGTGCTGCCAAAAAAGTGTGCAGAG GCCTATTTTCCACCAATTGCTCAGCCAGAAGGGTTGCCTTTGGAAGTACTGGATGTGAAGGGAAAGGAATGGGTATTTCAGTTTCGATTCTGGCCAAATAATAATAGCAGAATGTATGTCCTGGAAGGAATCACTCCTTGTATACAATCTTTGAGACTGCAGGCTGGTGATGTAG TAACATTTAGTAGGCTGAAGCCTGAAGGAAAGCTGGTCATGGGGGGCAGAAAGTCTTCAAGCGTTCCATCACCAGATCAG GGAGATGGAGCTCTTATAAAAGGAAATAATGCTTTCATTCTGGAGAACTGTCGAgctaaaaataaatgtatggatGGGGTTTCAGTAAACTCTCACATGAAGGGTAAATCACCCAGTAGCTTCCAGCCCATCAGCCATGCTTCCAAGGCAGATACAGGAAGCACCAGTTCTGAAATACTCGAAGCTAAGCCTCTTAATAGCAGCAAGGGGAAGGGGAGCATTTTGGTCTCAAAAAGTAAGCGGCTTAGAATTGAGAAGGGCATAGAGCTCAAGCTCACTATGGATGAAGCTCAAGGATTGATGCGTCCACCTGCTAAAATTGCTCCATCAGTTTTTCTTGTAGAAGGATGTGAATTTGAAGAATTCGAG GATTCTCTCTTTAGGACACTGTGCCAGTTATTGGGAGGCCAACTATACCGGCAACAGATCCTTTCGG CGAAAAGATACAGTGGGTTCAATGTGAGGACTGTTTTAAGTGGCGTAAAGTTCCCGAAAATGCTCTTCTTCCTTCTGGATGGATCTGTTCAGAGAATGTATGGGACCTTGACAG ATCTCGATGTTCGGATGCTGAGGAATTAG
- the LOC140987914 gene encoding B3 domain-containing protein Os07g0563300 isoform X1, giving the protein MSSSLSKKACFNSNCKEASEKWRNGWRRRTGEYAHLCDRCASAYEEGKFCEAFHSSTSGWRCCESCGKQIHCGCIVSFHMFVLLDAGGIECLTCARKSFVLAPNLAWPPPSQFLHSQLERWKDFSVKTFSSIIGSGPVPWRIAPSLFKESNIQSDTRPIMPFEIDACGIDLFGTSERLPAASPEEKQEFSDERCFNEKLRVGPIDTFQNGHSALNPKECSFLSINSIHPTIFPKNNSSDFSLTSVSSSKTELDDTGQLSATFSTPQTLSIPVGKQVGSHYRMDSCDETQVRNGKVQGDGRGRNQLLPRYRPQITEEELLKISSYSKSVITPLFEKTLSASDAGRIGRLVLPKKCAEAYFPPIAQPEGLPLEVLDVKGKEWVFQFRFWPNNNSRMYVLEGITPCIQSLRLQAGDVVTFSRLKPEGKLVMGGRKSSSVPSPDQGDGALIKGNNAFILENCRAKNKCMDGVSVNSHMKGKSPSSFQPISHASKADTGSTSSEILEAKPLNSSKGKGSILVSKSKRLRIEKGIELKLTMDEAQGLMRPPAKIAPSVFLVEGCEFEEFEDTVPVIGRPTIPATDPFGEKIQWVQCEDCFKWRKVPENALLPSGWICSENVWDLDRSRCSDAEELAIEKLEDILPTINNVSSKRREITTMDSDVFVTQERLDTLANLGIQGDDQGISASPDSRSKHPWFPSEKGSKHKQSCDCAICSSLKHRFRTLMERCVKHQLDEVGESASHKSQMERCVKHQLDEVGESASQKSQQLQLPEQVHNVDTYTGIEAGNITLTPREVRKIACLDHQNGRKSSPLLLKGQIDLNIQPEREDDFSPVSESGTPKQLHPPATEKFFMHQMPSGSGIGNLIRTRMTQDGIGGANLISCLAVDGGNQEN; this is encoded by the exons ATGTCTTCTTCTTTGTCGAagaaggcttgcttcaactcaAACTGCAAAGAGGCGTCTGAGAAGTGGAGAAATGGTTGGCGTCGCCGCACCGGCGAGTACGCTCACCTATGCGATCGTTGCGC TTCTGCTTATGAGGAAGGAAAATTTTGTGAGGCTTTCCACTCAAGTACTTCTGGTTGGAGATGCTGTGAATCTTGTGGAAAG CAAATACATTGTGGTTGTATAGTGTCGTTCCATATGTTCGTACTCTTGGATGCTGGAGGGATAGAATGCCTAACATGTGCAAGGAAAAGTTTCGTTTTG GCTCCAAATCTGGCATGGCCGCCACCTTCACAATTCCTTCATTCACAACTTGAAAGATGGAAGGATTTCTCGGTGAAAACTTTTAGTTCCATAATTGGCTCGGGCCCAGTACCATGGAGAATCGCTCCCAGTTTGTTCAAGGAGTCTAATATCCAATCTGACACACGGCCAATAATGCCCTTCGAAATTGATGCATGTGGCATTGATTTATTTGGCACTTCTGAGAGATTGCCTGCTGCTTCGCCAGAGGAAAAGCAAGAATTTTCTGATGAAAGATGTTTTAATGAAAAGTTGAGAGTTGGCCCAATTGACACGTTTCAGAATGGGCATTCTG CACTTAATCCAAAAGAGTGTTCATTTCTCTCCATAAATAGTATCCATCCAACaatatttccaaaaaataattCTTCAGATTTCAGTTTAACCAGTGTGTCTTCATCCAAAACTGAACTAGATGATACTGGCCAGCTTTCTGCAACTTTTTCAACACCACAGACCCTCTCGATTCCAGTGGGCAAGCAGGTTGGCAGTCACTATAGAATGGATTCATGTGATGAGACTCAGGTTCGTAATGGGAAGGTCCAAGGAGATGGCCGAGGCCGAAATCAGTTGCTTCCTCGGTATCGGCCCCAAATAACTGAGGAGGAGCTTCTAAAAATTTCAAGCTA CTCAAAGTCAGTTATTACTCCATTGTTTGAGAAAACTTTAAGTGCTAGTGATGCTGGACGTATTGGCCGCCTAGTGCTGCCAAAAAAGTGTGCAGAG GCCTATTTTCCACCAATTGCTCAGCCAGAAGGGTTGCCTTTGGAAGTACTGGATGTGAAGGGAAAGGAATGGGTATTTCAGTTTCGATTCTGGCCAAATAATAATAGCAGAATGTATGTCCTGGAAGGAATCACTCCTTGTATACAATCTTTGAGACTGCAGGCTGGTGATGTAG TAACATTTAGTAGGCTGAAGCCTGAAGGAAAGCTGGTCATGGGGGGCAGAAAGTCTTCAAGCGTTCCATCACCAGATCAG GGAGATGGAGCTCTTATAAAAGGAAATAATGCTTTCATTCTGGAGAACTGTCGAgctaaaaataaatgtatggatGGGGTTTCAGTAAACTCTCACATGAAGGGTAAATCACCCAGTAGCTTCCAGCCCATCAGCCATGCTTCCAAGGCAGATACAGGAAGCACCAGTTCTGAAATACTCGAAGCTAAGCCTCTTAATAGCAGCAAGGGGAAGGGGAGCATTTTGGTCTCAAAAAGTAAGCGGCTTAGAATTGAGAAGGGCATAGAGCTCAAGCTCACTATGGATGAAGCTCAAGGATTGATGCGTCCACCTGCTAAAATTGCTCCATCAGTTTTTCTTGTAGAAGGATGTGAATTTGAAGAATTCGAG GACACTGTGCCAGTTATTGGGAGGCCAACTATACCGGCAACAGATCCTTTCGG CGAAAAGATACAGTGGGTTCAATGTGAGGACTGTTTTAAGTGGCGTAAAGTTCCCGAAAATGCTCTTCTTCCTTCTGGATGGATCTGTTCAGAGAATGTATGGGACCTTGACAG ATCTCGATGTTCGGATGCTGAGGAATTAGCTATAGAAAAGCTGGAAGATATTTTGCCTACCATCAACAATG TTTCTTCAAAGAGAAGGGAGATCACCACAATGGATTCAGATGTGTTTGTCACTCAGGAAAGACTTGATACCCTTGCTAATTTGGGCATCCAAGGAGACGATCAGGGCATTTCAGCTTCACCGGACTCCAGGTCAAAGCACCCATGGTTTCCCAGTGAGAAAGGCTCTAAGCACAAACAATCATGCGATTGTGCCATCTGCAGTTCGCTGAAACATCGTTTCCGAACTTTAATGGAGAGGTGTGTGAAGCATCAATTGGATGAAGTTGGTGAATCTGCATCCCATAAGTCGCAGATGGAGAGGTGTGTGAAGCATCAAttggatgaagtcggtgaatcTGCATCCCAGAAGTCGCAGCAGCTACAATTACCTGAACAAGTGCACAACGTTGACACATACACAGGCATTGAAGCCGGAAATATTACCCTGACTCCGCGAGAGGTGAGAAAGATAGCCTGTCTTGACCATCAAAACGGGCGAAAGTCATCACCCTTGCTGTTGAAAGGTCAAATAGACCTTAATATTCAGCCGGAGCGAGAGGACGATTTTTCACCTGTTTCAGAGTCTGGAACACCGAAGCAGTTGCACCCACCCGCCACAGAGAAATTTTTCATGCATCAGATGCCATCTGGCTCAGGCATTGGAAATTTAATCAGGACACGGATGACGCAAGATGGTATCGGTGGTGCAAATCTGATTAGTTGTTTAGCTGTGGATGGAGGTAATCAAGAAAACTGA
- the LOC140987914 gene encoding B3 domain-containing protein Os07g0563300 isoform X2: MSSSLSKKACFNSNCKEASEKWRNGWRRRTGEYAHLCDRCASAYEEGKFCEAFHSSTSGWRCCESCGKQIHCGCIVSFHMFVLLDAGGIECLTCARKSFVLAPNLAWPPPSQFLHSQLERWKDFSVKTFSSIIGSGPVPWRIAPSLFKESNIQSDTRPIMPFEIDACGIDLFGTSERLPAASPEEKQEFSDERCFNEKLRVGPIDTFQNGHSALNPKECSFLSINSIHPTIFPKNNSSDFSLTSVSSSKTELDDTGQLSATFSTPQTLSIPVGKQVGSHYRMDSCDETQVRNGKVQGDGRGRNQLLPRYRPQITEEELLKISSYSKSVITPLFEKTLSASDAGRIGRLVLPKKCAEAYFPPIAQPEGLPLEVLDVKGKEWVFQFRFWPNNNSRMYVLEGITPCIQSLRLQAGDVVTFSRLKPEGKLVMGGRKSSSVPSPDQGDGALIKGNNAFILENCRAKNKCMDGVSVNSHMKGKSPSSFQPISHASKADTGSTSSEILEAKPLNSSKGKGSILVSKSKRLRIEKGIELKLTMDEAQGLMRPPAKIAPSVFLVEGCEFEEFEDTVPVIGRPTIPATDPFGEKIQWVQCEDCFKWRKVPENALLPSGWICSENVWDLDRSRCSDAEELAIEKLEDILPTINNVSSKRREITTMDSDVFVTQERLDTLANLGIQGDDQGISASPDSRSKHPWFPSEKGSKHKQSCDCAICSSLKHRFRTLMERCVKHQLDEVGESASQKSQQLQLPEQVHNVDTYTGIEAGNITLTPREVRKIACLDHQNGRKSSPLLLKGQIDLNIQPEREDDFSPVSESGTPKQLHPPATEKFFMHQMPSGSGIGNLIRTRMTQDGIGGANLISCLAVDGGNQEN, translated from the exons ATGTCTTCTTCTTTGTCGAagaaggcttgcttcaactcaAACTGCAAAGAGGCGTCTGAGAAGTGGAGAAATGGTTGGCGTCGCCGCACCGGCGAGTACGCTCACCTATGCGATCGTTGCGC TTCTGCTTATGAGGAAGGAAAATTTTGTGAGGCTTTCCACTCAAGTACTTCTGGTTGGAGATGCTGTGAATCTTGTGGAAAG CAAATACATTGTGGTTGTATAGTGTCGTTCCATATGTTCGTACTCTTGGATGCTGGAGGGATAGAATGCCTAACATGTGCAAGGAAAAGTTTCGTTTTG GCTCCAAATCTGGCATGGCCGCCACCTTCACAATTCCTTCATTCACAACTTGAAAGATGGAAGGATTTCTCGGTGAAAACTTTTAGTTCCATAATTGGCTCGGGCCCAGTACCATGGAGAATCGCTCCCAGTTTGTTCAAGGAGTCTAATATCCAATCTGACACACGGCCAATAATGCCCTTCGAAATTGATGCATGTGGCATTGATTTATTTGGCACTTCTGAGAGATTGCCTGCTGCTTCGCCAGAGGAAAAGCAAGAATTTTCTGATGAAAGATGTTTTAATGAAAAGTTGAGAGTTGGCCCAATTGACACGTTTCAGAATGGGCATTCTG CACTTAATCCAAAAGAGTGTTCATTTCTCTCCATAAATAGTATCCATCCAACaatatttccaaaaaataattCTTCAGATTTCAGTTTAACCAGTGTGTCTTCATCCAAAACTGAACTAGATGATACTGGCCAGCTTTCTGCAACTTTTTCAACACCACAGACCCTCTCGATTCCAGTGGGCAAGCAGGTTGGCAGTCACTATAGAATGGATTCATGTGATGAGACTCAGGTTCGTAATGGGAAGGTCCAAGGAGATGGCCGAGGCCGAAATCAGTTGCTTCCTCGGTATCGGCCCCAAATAACTGAGGAGGAGCTTCTAAAAATTTCAAGCTA CTCAAAGTCAGTTATTACTCCATTGTTTGAGAAAACTTTAAGTGCTAGTGATGCTGGACGTATTGGCCGCCTAGTGCTGCCAAAAAAGTGTGCAGAG GCCTATTTTCCACCAATTGCTCAGCCAGAAGGGTTGCCTTTGGAAGTACTGGATGTGAAGGGAAAGGAATGGGTATTTCAGTTTCGATTCTGGCCAAATAATAATAGCAGAATGTATGTCCTGGAAGGAATCACTCCTTGTATACAATCTTTGAGACTGCAGGCTGGTGATGTAG TAACATTTAGTAGGCTGAAGCCTGAAGGAAAGCTGGTCATGGGGGGCAGAAAGTCTTCAAGCGTTCCATCACCAGATCAG GGAGATGGAGCTCTTATAAAAGGAAATAATGCTTTCATTCTGGAGAACTGTCGAgctaaaaataaatgtatggatGGGGTTTCAGTAAACTCTCACATGAAGGGTAAATCACCCAGTAGCTTCCAGCCCATCAGCCATGCTTCCAAGGCAGATACAGGAAGCACCAGTTCTGAAATACTCGAAGCTAAGCCTCTTAATAGCAGCAAGGGGAAGGGGAGCATTTTGGTCTCAAAAAGTAAGCGGCTTAGAATTGAGAAGGGCATAGAGCTCAAGCTCACTATGGATGAAGCTCAAGGATTGATGCGTCCACCTGCTAAAATTGCTCCATCAGTTTTTCTTGTAGAAGGATGTGAATTTGAAGAATTCGAG GACACTGTGCCAGTTATTGGGAGGCCAACTATACCGGCAACAGATCCTTTCGG CGAAAAGATACAGTGGGTTCAATGTGAGGACTGTTTTAAGTGGCGTAAAGTTCCCGAAAATGCTCTTCTTCCTTCTGGATGGATCTGTTCAGAGAATGTATGGGACCTTGACAG ATCTCGATGTTCGGATGCTGAGGAATTAGCTATAGAAAAGCTGGAAGATATTTTGCCTACCATCAACAATG TTTCTTCAAAGAGAAGGGAGATCACCACAATGGATTCAGATGTGTTTGTCACTCAGGAAAGACTTGATACCCTTGCTAATTTGGGCATCCAAGGAGACGATCAGGGCATTTCAGCTTCACCGGACTCCAGGTCAAAGCACCCATGGTTTCCCAGTGAGAAAGGCTCTAAGCACAAACAATCATGCGATTGTGCCATCTGCAGTTCGCTGAAACATCGTTTCCGAACTTTAATGGAGAG GTGTGTGAAGCATCAAttggatgaagtcggtgaatcTGCATCCCAGAAGTCGCAGCAGCTACAATTACCTGAACAAGTGCACAACGTTGACACATACACAGGCATTGAAGCCGGAAATATTACCCTGACTCCGCGAGAGGTGAGAAAGATAGCCTGTCTTGACCATCAAAACGGGCGAAAGTCATCACCCTTGCTGTTGAAAGGTCAAATAGACCTTAATATTCAGCCGGAGCGAGAGGACGATTTTTCACCTGTTTCAGAGTCTGGAACACCGAAGCAGTTGCACCCACCCGCCACAGAGAAATTTTTCATGCATCAGATGCCATCTGGCTCAGGCATTGGAAATTTAATCAGGACACGGATGACGCAAGATGGTATCGGTGGTGCAAATCTGATTAGTTGTTTAGCTGTGGATGGAGGTAATCAAGAAAACTGA